In the Malassezia vespertilionis chromosome 3, complete sequence genome, one interval contains:
- a CDS encoding uncharacterized protein (EggNog:ENOG503NYK2; COG:T) translates to MLLELISAPPPFATSKEVEEASTNDSRPFLIDEFEDVVAKLQPAPALIGADAQAADALLLSGKLWLTEANISFLSSDGTFSLKGFQIKYPSIALHAISRSIPQDIPNKNKYLDEACIYCQLDDHPELDESQEEEDTDVKEMWFIVRDAEQLDKLFDALSRGAGLHPSEGEASGNPFAGMAPFDTGALLGDAEEEEDDTAAESGGTAGKVRSDNQASDARFPYTNVFLEQIVFRSLQDRTARSNRATNATNTIMFANLPEAFFESEELVLQLQTLLCTYGHLVDWSPLSAFGRAVAVFEQAHEAANVKYALDRLLLLHEDLPTYAYDTHADCALRVYFCVDTPLVLLPDGEFVVARSFDASKQYLEPPEPEREFLLSPPGSPPVGWEPQLEDGPNKEALAFDLIAALQKLLVNSEETKAEEPVLPFVFPGGPAVIIPAQETTNAQAPPAVFLHATDEAPDQVGGPPPSAINTKASMLGVSSGTLPRATALPPSK, encoded by the exons GGATGTTGTTGCAAAGCTGCAGCCCGCACCGGCGCTCATTGGGGCCGACGCACAGGCCGCagacgcgctgcttctTTCTGGAAAGCTTTGGCTAACCGAGGCGAACATCTCTTTCTTGTCTTCTGATGGCACTTTTTCATTGAAAGGCTTCCAGATCAAGTATCCTTCGATTGCATTGCATGCTATCTCGCGCTCTATACCCCAAGATATTCCAAACAAGAACAAATACTTGGACGAAGCCTGTATATACTGCCAGCTAGATGACCACcccgagctggacgagagtcaagaagaagaggacACGGATGTGAAAGAAATGTGGTTCATCGTccgcgatgcagagcaat TGGACAAACTCTTCGATGCACTTTCTCGCGGTGCGGGGCTGCATCCATCTGAAGGCGAGGCGAGTGGCAATCCATTTGCTGGAATGGCGCCTTTTGACACCGGTGCATTGTTGGGTGATGctgaggaagaggaggacgaCACCGCTGCCGAGTCTGGCGGTACCGCTGGAAAGGTTCGATCCGATAACCAGGCGTCCGATGCGCGATTCC CTTACACGAATGTATTCCTTGAGCAGATTGTATTTCGTTCTTTGCAGGaccgcacggcgcgctcgaacCGCGCAACAAATGCGACAAACACTATTATGTTTGCTAATTTACCAGAAGCGTTTTTTGAGTCGGAAGAGCTTGTCCTGCAGCTTCAAACACTCCTGTGCACATACGGACACTTGGTTGACTGGTCGCCGCTTTCTGCATTTGGACGTGCCGTGGCGGTGTTTGAGCAGGCACACGAAGCTGCGAATGTGAAATATGCGCTTGACCGTCTTCTGCTCTTGCACGAAGATTTGCCTACGTATGCGTACGACACACATGCAGA ctgtgcattgcGTGTTTATTTTTGCGTGGACACGCCACTAGTGCTGCTTCCAGATGGCGAGTTTGTCGTTGCGCGTTCGTTCGACGCATCTAAACAGTATCTGGAACCGCCAGAGCCAGAACGCGAATTTTTACTGAGTCCTCCTGGGAGTCCCCCTGTTGGCTGGGAGCCGCAGCTGGAAGACGGTCCGAACAAGGAAGCATTGGCGTTCGATCTGATCGCAGCACTGCAAAAGCTACTTGTAAACTCGGAGGAGACCAAAGCCGAAGAGCCCGTGTTGCCTTTTGTGTTTCCAGGAGGTCCCGCCGTTATTATACCAGCACAGGAGACAACCAATGCACAGGCACCTCCTGCCGTCTTCTTACACGCTACCGACGAAGCACCCGACCAGGTTGGAGGtccgccgccaagcgcaatcAACACGAAAGCAAGCATGCTGGGCGTTTCTTCCGGCACGCTCCCACGCGCCACGGCCTTGCCTCCGAGCAAATAA
- a CDS encoding uncharacterized protein (EggNog:ENOG503NWAM; COG:S): MAMEAEGGGIVTCLRTDHPVQPSPLFTTMPSSFDSFFNAAKRVSAQASMYAQAASADLQSGFSLPSECNRAARILRNFLTDPEHPETINSTIPKSVLMRAKGLAIFTIVKGGFVWSGKVGSGVVIARLPDGSWSTPTCIATGGIGIGWQVGADVTEFVVVMNTEEAVKSFGLSGNLTFGGSLSAAAGPIGIGGTGMFSVAHIAPMYSYSRSKGLYIGISLEGTALVERKDANREFYGQSIPAMDLLMGKVPAPEAAAVMYEVIEAAEDLDENEILHQLYPNARHDEARKASTYAGESPADDSYVSTEQEADKDAYPAKKEKPTDEKPAELQTSHEEAAEKDSPAK; encoded by the exons ATGGCGATGGAAGCAGAAGGCGGAGGTATCGTCACGTGCCTGCGCACCGACCACCCGGTGCAGCCTTCGCCGCTCTTCACAACCATGCCATCGAGCTTTGACTCGTTCTTTAATGCGGCTAAGCGCGTCAGTGCACAG GCATCGATGTATGCCCAGGCTGCCTCTGCAGATTTGCAATCTGGATTCAG cttgccgagcgaGTGCAACCGCGCCGCGAGGATCCTGCGCAACTTTCTGACGGATCCGGAGCACCCAGAGACGATCAATTCCACCATCCCGAAATCCGTTCTGATGCGTGCAAAAGGATTGGCGATTTTCACCATTGTCAAGGGTGGGTTTGTGTGGTCGGGTAAGgtcggcagcggcgtcgtGATTGCGCGTCTCCCCGACGGCTCGTGGTCCACGCCCACCTGCATTGCGACTGGTGGCATTGGTATTGGATGGCAGGTCGGTGCAGACGTGACTGAATTTGTAGTGGTGATGAACACCGAGGAAGCGGTCAAGTCGTTTGGTCTCTCTGGAAACTTGACGTTTGGCGGCTCCCTGAGCGCTGCCGCAGGGCCTATTGGCATCGGTGGCACGGGCATGTTTTCGGTGGCACATATCGCCCCGATGTACTCGTATAGTCGCAGCAAGGGCTTGTACATTGGCATCAGCTTGGAAGgcaccgcgctcgtcgagcgcaaagaCGCAAACCGCGAATTTTACGGGCAGTCCATCCCAGCTATGGATTTGCTGATGGGTAAAGTACCTGCACCAGAGGCCGCGGCAGTGATGTACGAGGTTATCGAGGCTGCAGAGGACCTGGATGAAAATGAAATTTTGCATCAATTGTATCCCAACGCCCGTCACGACGAGGCCCGCAAAGCGAGTACGTACGCAGGAGAATCTCCCGCGGACGACTCGTACGTGTCTACGGAACAAGAGGCAGACAAGGACGCATATCCTGCCAAGAAAGAGAAGCCCACAGACGAGAAGCCTGCAGAATTGCAGACCTCGCACGAAGAAGCTGCGGAGAAAGACAGTCCCGCTAAATGA
- the BST1 gene encoding GPI inositol deacylase (COG:U; TransMembrane:7 (o682-701i721-745o757-790i828-853o886-905i925-943o955-976i); EggNog:ENOG503NVMH; BUSCO:EOG09262KN8), protein MSHMIPYYISHNAQLRAHSNSTSPLMRKYSLLEYREGRPDKRVDNGKPCAAVLFIPGNAGSFGQVRSMASSAMHQYWKNNAGIASVAWSNWRGPVEWYTVSFNEDFSAFHGQTLEDQAEYVNEVINYLRSICPVTPGEPNDTSVGVVAHSMGGIVARLAPHLPNYAPRSIDTIVTLSTPHAFPPVPFDRSLDRIYNVINKQKLATEEEPLLISIAGGLLDTQLPSDASSLALAGIHEPISRLSTYTASLEFLWSAVDHLEVVWCDQLRFKIARGFLLDYDLLGSNASQRASLDYRLLRRKLWHNMLGFSMFKRSEIDAFISQSTLSADLKFMAQLTPRFEVGDEGNTFGRGESNVETYSLLSPPGPRAQHDISITEEDERLGFALITNLLVGSSFTSRFVISDVEMVAMACKKSINFDNVFKLDRSYCQLLLPSVYKALPASPAPRGAVYFPNSSYLYDVPSTSFQTLYLSPKDLKDNDVQFIRLERTRNMGVYTGHDQTMHKQTILDKGFVEDKPLQLHGSPGLFFSKTWDLFETPYEWLLSSHGRHAPLWKWQFPDLDSAILVYELELFPAPCADHLHPPPPETAPIARVSNIVTNDERVFPSLNAQERVAFPVALHGSAPFMPRPTGVDHGTLLELWLPSAYESTVYTATYTNECPIPYDRVRISIQWRASAGLLILRYRLALVVWPIAVLALSYAAFPQSGPMEALTQLVYSRAAYLLLGGPAAVQLLASSAVALGLGGAWHTLGIGLTTTQFLYLGPILMMLSYCMAFVVAFLIHHIFSLGFIGVRRYAPSLLRFASMASDAPLPSRADLTAWATKRQTMLGALILVLLWFFLPYQILFIVCFMVHAYTAFCSHVTWKQAVHTSRHNLQEKTTAQRYLQNMWLLLYLFWILPLNVPVLVVWIRNVNAGFNMGLSRTEHNILATLPLLTLVYLCANPTVDSGATGKKHAWITFGVYAFLYTVSLLYGIRYAYLQAEVFQLVIVWEVAQRVFASYHAQERMDSEEVEREIFVLDSMHQSVPPSLQQVPTLDAVLSTYLDTLDAYLAVKKRAGEVTAAGFYQLTRAKMTLGGQFGQQLSADVYDERMHARMHFVDGVLSSQACSDAQTMPDERLDALGLRRRKKPISEKEPVQKAEEVTARPVLGFDPLYQFSGMPPPSLRQAQQSFHAGLQALLGDNGVYALGQRLAELEEQIRMLRGDRDNEQGK, encoded by the coding sequence ATGTCGCACATGATTCCATACTACATTTCGCACAATGCGCAGCTACGCGCCCATTCAAACTCAACATCACCATTGATGCGCAAATACTCGCTGCTGGAATACCGTGAAGGCCGTCCGGACAAGCGTGTGGACAATGGGAAGCCATGTGCAGCGGTTCTTTTCATTCCGGGAAACGCCGGAAGTTTTGGGCAGGTGCGTAGTATGGCGTCCAGTGCGATGCACCAATACTGGAAAAACAATGCAGGAATTGCAAGTGTGGCATGGTCCAACTGGCGTGGTCCAGTGGAGTGGTATACTGTCAGTTTTAACGAAGACTTTAGCGCATTCCACGGCCAAACACTCGAGGACCAGGCCGAGTACGTCAACGAAGTAATCAACTACTTGCGCAGTATCTGTCCTGTGACGCCTGGAGAGCCAAATGATACCAGTGTTGGCGTTGTCGCGCATAGCATGGGCGGAATCGTCGCTCGTCTTGCTCCGCATCTGCCAAAttacgcgccgcgcagcatcgacACAATCGTCACATTGTCGACGCCCCATGCGTTCCCACCTGTCCCTTTTGACCGATCTTTGGACCGCATTTACAATGTGATAAACAAACAAAAATTAGCGACGGAGGAAGAGCCGCTCCTGATTAGCATTGCAGGCGGCCTGCTGGACACACAGCTACCCTCCGATGCATCTTCGCTCGCACTGGCCGGCATTCATGAGCCAATAAGTCGTCTTTCTACGTATACAGCATCGCTTGAATTCCTCTGGAGTGCAGTAGACCATCTCGAGGTGGTTTGGTGTGACCAATTGCGTTTCAAAATTGCGCGCGGGTTTCTGCTGGACTATGATCTGTTGGGCTCCAACGCGAGTCAACGCGCATCGTTGGATTACCGCCTGCTCCGCCGAAAGCTGTGGCACAACATGCTTGGATTCTCGATGTTTAAGCGCTCCGAAATAGACGCATTTATTTCGCAATCAACGCTCAGCGCTGATTTGAAATTCATGGCGCAGCTCACGCCGCGGTTCGAGGTGGGAGACGAAGGAAATACATTTGGACGGGGCGAGTCCAACGTAGAGACCTACTCGCTGCTGAGCCCGCCTGGaccgcgcgcacagcacgacATCTCCATTACAGAGGAGGACGAGCGGCTTGGGTTTGCCTTAATCACCAATTTGTTGGTGGGTTCATCGTTTACTTCGCGCTTTGTTATCTCCGATGTCGAGATGGTGGCCATGGCGTGCAAAAAATCAATCAACTTTGACAATGTTTTCAAACTGGACAGGTCCTACTGCCAGCTGTTGCTCCCGAGCGTGTACAAAGCGCTGCCAGCGTCGCCCGCTCCCCGCGGTGCCGTCTACTTTCCCAACAGCTCATACCTGTACGATGTGCCGAGCACGTCTTTTCAAACGCTGTACTTGAGCCCGAAAGACTTGAAGGACAACGATGTCCAGTTTATTcgcttggagcgcacgcgcaataTGGGAGTCTACACGGGCCACGATCAGACGATGCACAAACAGACTATCTTGGACAAGGGGTTTGTCGAGGACAAGCCACTGCAGCTGCATGGAAGCCCTGGCTTGTTTTTCTCCAAGACGTGGGACTTGTTTGAGACGCCCTACGAGTGGCTCCTGTCTTCTCACGGAAGGCATGCACCGCTGTGGAAATGGCAGTTCCCCGATTTGGACTCGGCGATTCTCGTGTACGAGCTCGAACTTTTTCCTGCACCTTGTGCCGACCATTTGcatccgccgccgccggaaACTGCGCCAATTGCGCGCGTGTCAAATATCGTCACcaacgacgagcgcgtATTCCCTTCGTTGAATGCACAGGAACGCGTAGCCTTTCCTGTAGCGCTTCATGGAAGTGCTCCGTTTATGCCGCGTCCAACAGGTGTTGATCATGGCACATTGCTGGAGCTTTGGCTCCCGAGTGCGTACGAGTCGACCGTGTATACTGCGACATACACAAACGAGTGCCCTATTCCCTACGACCGGGTCCGTATCTCTATTCAATGGCGGGCCAGTGCGGGGCTGCTGATCTTGCGCTATCGTCTTGCATTGGTAGTATGGCCCATTGCCGTGTTGGCATTATCCTACGCTGCCTTTCCACAGTCGGGGCCGATGGAAGCACTTACCCAATTAGTGTACagccgcgcggcgtacCTTTTGCTAGGCGGCCCTGCCGCTGTGCAGCTCTTAGCGAGCTCCGCTGTGGCCCTTGGCCTGGGTGGTGCGTGGCATACACTCGGCATAGGCCTCACTACCACGCAATTCCTCTACTTGGGGCCCATTCTCATGATGCTCTCGTATTGCATGGCATTTGTCGTTGCTTTCTTGATACATCACATATTTTCTCTGGGCTTTATCGGAGTTCGACGCTATGCGCCTagcttgctgcgctttgcgaGTATggcaagcgatgcgcccTTACCTTCGCGTGCCGATCTTACCGCGTGGGCCACAAAGCGCCAGACgatgcttggcgcactgATCTTGGTGTTGCTCTGGTTCTTTTTGCCGTACCAAATTTTGTTTATCGTGTGTTTTATGGTACATGCCTATACGGCATTCTGCTCCCATGTCACTTGGAAACAAGCCGTACACACTTCTCGGCACAATTTGCAAGAGAAAacgacggcgcagcgctacCTGCAAAACATGTGGCTGCTTCTTTATTTATTCTGGATCCTGCCGCTCAATGTCCCTGTGCTTGTGGTATGGATTCGTAACGTCAATGCAGGCTTCAATATGGGGCtgtcgcgcacagagcACAACATTctcgcgacgctgccgctcTTGACGCTAGTGTACCTGTGCGCCAATCCCACCGtggacagcggcgcgacagGTAAAAAACATGCGTGGATTACGTTTGGCGTGTACGCTTTTCTGTACACGGTATCACTTTTGTATGGAATACGTTACGCGTACCTACAAGCAGAGGTGTTCCAGCTGGTCATTGTGTGGGAAGTCGCCCAGCGCGTGTTCGCATCGTACCATGCCCAAGAAAGGATGGACAGCGAAGAAGTAGAGCGTGAAATTTTCGTGCTCGATTCCATGCACCAATCGGTCCCGCCGTCGCTCCAGCAGGTGCCTACGTTGGACGCTGTGTTGTCGACCTACCTCGACACACTGGATGCGTACTTGGCCGtgaagaagcgcgcgggCGAAGTCACTGCGGCTGGCTTTTATCAGCTGACAAGGGCCAAGATGACGCTTGGCGGGCAGTTTGGACAGCAGCTCAGCGCAGATGTATACGACGAGCggatgcatgcgcgcatgcattTTGTCGATGGCGTTTTGTCCTCACAGGCGTGTAGTGACGCACAGACAATGCCGGACGAGCgtctcgacgcgcttggcttGCGCCGGCGGAAAAAACCTATATCCGAAAAAGAGCCTGTGCAAAAGGCAGAGGAAGTAACCGCACGCCCGGTGCTTGGATTCGATCCATTGTACCAGTTTAGCGGTATGCCACCGCCATctctgcgccaagcacaacaATCATTCCACGCTGGATTGCAGGCACTGCTAGGCGACAATGGGGTTTACGCATTGGGCCAGCGCCTAGCAGAACTGGAAGAGCAAATtcgcatgctgcgcggcgatcgGGATAACGAACAAGGAAAGTAG